The DNA sequence CTCCTATACACGGCAAGAAAAGCGAGGTCAGCACTAGCTGCAACAGGCTGTTTCCCGTAGATGAATTTGATAAAGTACATAGTCGAACTCGGCGAGAAAAAAAAGGCCAAAATGAAGAGATAGGAGACCATACATCCTCCTCAGGGTCAGTTATGGACCTCTCGAGTTTTGCAATGAGCTGTTTCAAGATCCTGAGCTGATAGCGATCGGGCGGCGGCGAAGTGATGTTGGCCATGTCGAACAAGTTGCTGAACAGCCATGACTGCACCTCAGGGGCCTTCAAAGTCGCATCATCAGGCCATGTCAATTGATTCGGCTCTACAAGCTGAAAGTACTGGCGTTGTAAGATACGCAACTGTGATGTGTTGGCCGGGTCGATCATGGCTTTGGAAGTTGACAGGACGATCTCCCAAGATTGCTGTAGGTTGCAGTAAGCTCAATATTTGCCCTGCCTTTACCCAAACCCCCCAAACTCCAGATTCTCTCGCAGGGCAAATGGCGACCACAAGCACGCTTACCTAATTTTGTGGCGGGGCGTCTTGGCAGTCTAAGCGAGGCAGTCGCACCGCCGACCGCCGACACGACGCACCGCAAATTCGACATCTCCATCCCGCCGCCAGCTAACCACAGCGAATCGACAACAGCAGGATCGATCTCTGTCCAGTACGTCCTTCCTTCACCGTACTCGCTCCTTTCGCAATTGTGAGCGACGTCTAATTCCGGTGCTGCAGGTCGAATCTATACACCATGGCCGACTCTCAAGTTACTCTGCGCACGCGCAAGTTCATCCGCAACCCTCTCCTTGGACGTCGTCAGATGGTCGTGTAAGTGCAGGATATAGCGGATCCGCTGTCGTGGAGGAATCAAGTCTGACGGGAATAATGCAGCGATGTCCTCCACCCCAACCGCGCAAACGTTTCCAAGGACGAGCTCCGCGGCAAGCTCGCTGAGCTGTACAAGGCCAAGAAGGACGATGTCTCCGTCTTTGGTTTCAAGACACACTTTGGTGGTGGCAAGAGCACCGGCTTTGCTCTCATCTACGACAGCAACGAGGCCATGAAGAAGTTCGAGCCCCGCTACAGGCTAGTACGATACGGCATGGCCACCAAGGTCGAGAAGGCCAGCAGGCAGCAGCGTACGTCTCCCGCGACCCCATACCTCGTCTTGTGGGCATGGCCATGGCTTGGATGGTACAATTGAAGGAGATATACTAACTGAAACCAACAGGCAAGCAGCGCAAGAACAGGATGAAGGAGTTCCGGGGTACCGCCAAGACCAAGGGTGGTGCGAAGAAGGACAAGAAATAAGCGGGTGCATACTGACGATGACTACGAAAGTCATGTCGCTGGGGTCGAGTGGCAGTTTCTCTGGGACTACTGGTTCGCCTATATGGTTTTTCATCATGGTGGACACGGAGTTGCTTCTGCGGGCATCGGCATGTATATCTACGATCGCCTGGAAAACTCTTGCGCATGGGACCGGATCAACAAGAACGGATGGCGTTTGAGACGAATTGTGTGCTAACCAGCAATGCATATCATGGACTTTACGATCCTGCAAAAACCGCTGTCGCTTGTTCCTGATTCCAAACTTCTATTTCCATCTTCTGTGTATATTCTCTGTCAATCTCGGAACTTTGCTCATTGGGCCGAAACCTTATCCGGGCACTATTTTGATAAATATGTTGTCCTGACATTTAGCTCGACTTGACAAATTCCCTCACCCCTCACACTAGCCCCTGATACTTGCCACTTATGGTCTCAGGTTCTGGATTGCACCGGCCCAGCCCAAGTACTGACGATCACCAACTAGCACGGCCGGATATAACGTAGCATGGACTTGTTGATGTTGTCGTTGACACAGCTTGCATGTATTTTTTTTTCATTATAATTAATAATTGTTTCCGGATAGTTACTGATAGTGGTGTTTGTATAAAGTTTCCATCTAACGACACAAGCGCAATGCCTCAGCTAGGAGCACTAGTGTCCGTCTTCACCGGCACAGTAGTAGTTGGAGCTGTAGTCGTAGTGACAACAAGACTGTGATCTCTCCCCGCAGTCTGAGACTGACCATGCCCCTGCGTCTGCGCCTCACCACCAGCACCAGTCTGAGCTACAGTGGTAGCGGGTGTAGTGGGAGTAGACGGCGGCACGACCCTCTTCGGCGCCTGGGCCTGCGAAGTCGACATCTCCCAAAACCTCCGCGGCACATTCTTGGCCGGCGGCATACCCAGAAACCCCTTGCCGCCCATGCTCTCGAGCGGCTTCGCCCGCCCTCCAACATAGCAGCCCAAGTCACCACTCCAGACAAAGCCGCCGCCGACGACGCCCCTCAGGACGCCAAACGCGCGTGCATCACGGTACGCGATGCCCGTTTCAGGATCGCGGTACCGTGCGATAGAGTTTGTAATCGGACACAGTTTCTGCCCTGGTTTGAGCCCGATTTCCGCGTCTGGTTTGTGTGCCGCGTTCTTGCGAGGCGGTTTCGGAGGCGCAATGATTGTTTGGTGGATGTGTGATGTGGCTTCTGCGGGCGTCCAATGGAAGAGGGCGACGTAGAGCTGGACGAGAGCTGATTTGTCCTTGTCTCTAAGTAATGAGGCTGACATGCGGGAGCGCGACAAGGTTGGGGGTGGGGCCTCGAGGTTTGGGAAATTGGAGAGGATGAGGAGGTTGCGGAGGGCGCGGCGGA is a window from the Pyrenophora tritici-repentis strain M4 chromosome 7, whole genome shotgun sequence genome containing:
- a CDS encoding 40S ribosomal protein eS24; the encoded protein is MADSQVTLRTRKFIRNPLLGRRQMVVDVLHPNRANVSKDELRGKLAELYKAKKDDVSVFGFKTHFGGGKSTGFALIYDSNEAMKKFEPRYRLVRYGMATKVEKASRQQRKQRKNRMKEFRGTAKTKGGAKKDKK